DNA sequence from the Bacillus pumilus genome:
GAGCAGGATAAGGTAACAAGAAATGAATTGATCTACCGAGCGACAAAAACGTATATTCGTGAACGTAATATTCGACAAAATCGTGAATCGATGAGACGCGGCTACATGGAGATGGCGAAAATTAATCTGAATATCTCTTCAGAGGCACAATACGCAGAGTTTGAGGCTGAGAATACAGTTGAGCGATTAGTCAGCGGGGGTTAAACATTTGATTGTTAAACGCGGTGATGTTTACTTTGCTGATTTATCTCCTGTTGTTGGCTCCGAGCAGGGCGGGGTTCGCCCGGTATTGGTGATTCAAAATGACATTGGAAATCGCTTTAGCCCGACTGCTATCGTTGCAGCCATAACAGCCCAAATACAAAAAGCGAAATTACCGACTCACGTCGAAATTAATGCAAAGCGCTACGGCTTTGAACGAGATTCTGTCATTCTTTTGGAACAGATTCGTACAATTGATAAACAAAGATTGACAGATAAAATCACACATCTTGATGATGAGATGATGGAGAAGGTTGATGAAGCCTTACAAGTTAGTTTGGCTCTTATTGATTTTTAATATGGTGAGATATGGTTGCTCTACTGGGAGCAACTTTTTTTGTGTTCAATTTTTATTAACGTTATAATGAAGACAGACTAAAGAAGAGTTTTAAATGTAAGTAGGGGGTAAAACATGTCGAATCATATCGTGTTAGCTTTTGCAAGAAAGCATCAAAAGGAATTAGAAAATGAGTGGACGGACATTTTAAAACGACTCGGAGAAAAAGAAACGGACATGATGCTGAACGACAAAATGTATGAAACCATCTGTTCGGAATATGTTCAACTGATCATTACATCTCTTTCAGAGGGGTATAGTGAGGATTTTGAAGAAAAAGTGCAAAATTTTGCTTTAAAAATTGTTCAAATGGGTATATCACTTAAGTTACTGGCAAACGGTCTAACGGAAATCCGTACACATTTATATGAAAAAATGAACGATGACAAAGATACAACACAAGAAAGTCATGACCTCATTTGGCAAATCGATCGATTCATCACACCCATCCATAACGAGATCTTAAACCAGTACTCCATCTCATGGGAAAAAACCGTCAGCCTTCAAAAAATGGCGCTACAGGAACTTTCTGCCCCGCTTATTCCTGTATTTGAGCACATCACCGTCATGCCACTTGTTGGAACAATTGATACAGATCGTGCGAAAAAAATTATGGAGAATCTGCTCAATGGTGTCGTCAAACATCGCTCACAGGTCGTCTTGATTGATATCACGGGGGTACCTGTCGTGGATACAATGGTGGCCCACCATATCATTCAAGCGTCAGAGGCTGTAAGATTAGTAGGAGCGAAGTGTTTACTTGTCGGTATTCGCCCAGAAATAGCCCAAACGATCGTTAACCTTGGAATTGATTTATCTCAGGTTACAACAAAGAATACCCTTCAAAAAGGAATTCAAACTGCTTTGGAAATGACAAATCGAAAAATTGTTTCATTGGAGGGATAACCAATTGAGAAATCACCCGAAGATTCCAATCTTAAAATTATATAATTGTCTTCTGATCTCAATACAGTGGGAGCTTGATGATCAAACAGCTCTTCACTTTCAAGAAGACTTACTGAATAAAATTCATGAAACAGGAGCAAACGGTGTTGTCATTGACTTAACATCCGTCGATATGATTGATTCATTTATCGCAAAGGTATTAGGCGATGTGATCACCATGTCCAAGCTCATGGGGGCAAAAGTTGTATTAACAGGAATACAGCCGGCAGTCGCTGTGACGCTTATTGAACTTGGTATATCGCTGGAAGAAATTCAAACAGCACTAGATCTTGAACAAGGGCTTGAGACACTGAAGCGGGAATTGGGGGAATAGATATGAAAGACCAATCCTGTGTGAAAATATTGACGGAATGGGATATAGTCGCAGCAAGACAATTGGGGCGCAATGTTGCAAAAGAACTTGGTTTTGGAACAGTTGACCAAGCAAGAATTACGACGGCCATTTCAGAATTAGCTCGAAACATCTATTTATACGCTGGTAAAGGTCAGATTTGTATAGAAGAAGTGATGGAGCGCGGAAAGCGTGGACTCAAAGTCATCGCAGCCGATGAGGGGCCTGGCATCATGGATATACGTAAAGTGATGGAAGACGGATTTTCTACATCAGGCGGACTCGGAGCAGGCTTGCCGGGCGTCAGAAGACTGATGGATGAATTTAAATTAGATTCTGCACCAGAACAAGGAACGGAGATACAAGCTGTTAAGTGGCTTCGCTAGGAGGGAAACCATGGATTTTAAGGAGGTAATGGAGCAGCGGTACCATCAGCTGCTCAGTCGTTATATCAGTGATTTAACTGAAACATCGCTTTATCAAGCTCAAAAATTTAGCCGTAAAACCATTGAGCATCAAATACCTCCTGAAGAAATAGTGAGTGTTCACCGAAAAGTGATTCAGGAGCTTTACCCTGATTTGCCGGAAGATGTTTTTCATTCACTAGACTTCTTAATTGAAGTCATGATTGGGTACGGACTTGCCTATCAGGAACATTTAACACTTAGAGGCATCCAGCAAGAAATTAAATCTGAAATTGAAATTGCTGCAAATGTTCAGCAAACCCTTCTGGAAACGAAAATTCCAGAAGGAGATACGTTCGATATTGGGGCGATCAGTGTACCGGCAAAACAGATGAGTGGAGATTATTACCATTTTGTCACTGATCACGATACGATCAATATTGCGATCGCAGATGTCATTGGAAAGGGAATCCCAGCTGCGCTTTGTATGTCGATGATTAAATATGCGATGGATTCCTTGCCTGAGTCAGGGAGCGGTCCAACTAAAGTGCTGAAAACCCTTAATCGTGTTGTCGAGCAAAACGTAGACCCAAGTATGTTTATCACCATGTTTTATGGCAGTTATAATAAAGAAACGCATGAATTTAAATATGCATCGGCTGGTCATGAGCC
Encoded proteins:
- the ndoA gene encoding type II toxin-antitoxin system endoribonuclease NdoA; translated protein: MIVKRGDVYFADLSPVVGSEQGGVRPVLVIQNDIGNRFSPTAIVAAITAQIQKAKLPTHVEINAKRYGFERDSVILLEQIRTIDKQRLTDKITHLDDEMMEKVDEALQVSLALIDF
- a CDS encoding RsbT co-antagonist protein RsbRA, translated to MSNHIVLAFARKHQKELENEWTDILKRLGEKETDMMLNDKMYETICSEYVQLIITSLSEGYSEDFEEKVQNFALKIVQMGISLKLLANGLTEIRTHLYEKMNDDKDTTQESHDLIWQIDRFITPIHNEILNQYSISWEKTVSLQKMALQELSAPLIPVFEHITVMPLVGTIDTDRAKKIMENLLNGVVKHRSQVVLIDITGVPVVDTMVAHHIIQASEAVRLVGAKCLLVGIRPEIAQTIVNLGIDLSQVTTKNTLQKGIQTALEMTNRKIVSLEG
- the rsbS gene encoding RsbT antagonist protein RsbS; protein product: MRNHPKIPILKLYNCLLISIQWELDDQTALHFQEDLLNKIHETGANGVVIDLTSVDMIDSFIAKVLGDVITMSKLMGAKVVLTGIQPAVAVTLIELGISLEEIQTALDLEQGLETLKRELGE
- a CDS encoding anti-sigma regulatory factor; its protein translation is MKDQSCVKILTEWDIVAARQLGRNVAKELGFGTVDQARITTAISELARNIYLYAGKGQICIEEVMERGKRGLKVIAADEGPGIMDIRKVMEDGFSTSGGLGAGLPGVRRLMDEFKLDSAPEQGTEIQAVKWLR
- a CDS encoding PP2C family protein-serine/threonine phosphatase — protein: MDFKEVMEQRYHQLLSRYISDLTETSLYQAQKFSRKTIEHQIPPEEIVSVHRKVIQELYPDLPEDVFHSLDFLIEVMIGYGLAYQEHLTLRGIQQEIKSEIEIAANVQQTLLETKIPEGDTFDIGAISVPAKQMSGDYYHFVTDHDTINIAIADVIGKGIPAALCMSMIKYAMDSLPESGSGPTKVLKTLNRVVEQNVDPSMFITMFYGSYNKETHEFKYASAGHEPGFFYCNKENKFYDLDAKGLVLGIAPDFDYKQYEKHLDVGDMVILFSDGVTESKSEDGFLEREDIKALIAEHLPYSAQEMVDAIYASLLKLQDFQLHDDFTLLVLKRKV